DNA from Streptococcus parasuis:
GGGTTAGTTTTGGGACTTGGAACATGGTTCTTTCTCTTGGGTTGCTCTGCTTGGGATTGAACTTGATTTTTAAGCCAAAGAAAAAAAGAGCAATGAGCGACGGACAAGAATTTGGTTCAGGAGTGATTGACGATAAGGGGCGTGATACAGCTTTTGGTTCCTCGACTCGTTATATCTATGAGGAGAATTTTATTCATGACAGTGTTGATGTAGCTTTTGGCTCTAGTACTATTTATTTTGACCAAGCAGTGATTTTAGGAGATAAAGCTAGTTTTGAAATTAATGCAGCCTTTTCTTCACTGACATTATATTTGCCAGACAACTGGCAAGCAATTGTGGAACTAGATAGTGCCTTATCAACCACCAATAATTATGCAAGCGAACCGAGTGAGAAAATCCTTCACATTACAGGTGATTTGGCTTTTTCAACCCTTACGATTTACTCAACGAAAGGTTAAAAGGCTAGAGGAAAGTCAAATTTGGCTCCTCTACAGATTAAATAGTCGGAATATTCTGGAAATTATTCAAAAGAAAGGGATTATCATGAAAAAGATTTTGAAAAATGCTACATACCTATGGGTACTGACGGCGGATATGCTGTCCAATTTTGGTGATGTTGTCTATTATCTGGCCCTGATGAACTATGTCTTGCTGGTGCCAAACAGCCGTCTGGCGCTGGCGATTGTGACCTTCTCAGAAATCTTTCCTAGCTTTATGGGCCTCTTCACAGGCTATCTGGCAGACAAGACGGTCAACAAAATCAGTACTATCAAGCTGACCCTTCTCTTCCGTGTCCTTCTCTACCTCATCCTCGGATTCTGCATGGGCTTTAAGCCGGCCCTTTGGATTGTCGTGATGGCGTCGGTTTTCAATGTTTGTGCAGACTTTGCTGGCTTTTATGAAAACGGCCTCTATACACCTCTGGGATTACGCGTAGCGCCCAAAGAAGAGCGGGAGCAGTATTCAGCCTTTCGTCAGACCGTGACCAGCCTCCTAAACATCGCCTTTCAGGCCCTCTCTGCTCTCTTGGTCGGCCTACTCTCCTACCAAAACCTGGCCTTTCTCAACGCCGGCACCTTTTTAGTCTCCCTCCTCATCATGCAGTTGCTGACGCCAGCCTTTCGCAAACTCCTGACGGAGCAACCATTGAAAAATGCAGAGCTGCCCAGCCAGACAGAGAAGGAAGCGAAAGGGCTAGGAATTTTAGCTTCTTTTAAACAAGCGGTTAGGGAGCTGCGCAAGATACCTGAGTTTCGCCTGGTCTTGATTACCAGCCCTATTATCAATGCCTGTGGGGCCATACTTTATCCAATCTTAGTCTTGTTAATTAGCGAGGATCCTAGTTTGGTAGTAATAAATATTGAAACAAGCCTCGCAACCATTTTATTTATCTTCTTTGCGGGAAATATTTTGGGCTCCTCTTTGGTCTTTACCTTGTTCAAAAAGACCAGCATGGTTACGCTCGAAGTGGCAGCTACTTTTTCTCTATTGGGGGTATTTGTAGGAATGTTGACTCACCAATTGCCTCTCATCCTATTCTTTTTAGCGACTATGGGAATTGGTTTCGGAGCCAGTGGTCCAAAATTTAATGCAAAATTTGTCAATTCCATGCCAGAGGAGCAGTTGGCAACGATAGGAGGTGGTGTTTCCACCTACTTCATGTTGGGTCAAGCTCTATTTCGGCTGGTTGTATCCGGTTTAGTTTTGCTATTATCAGTTGATCAGATTAGCTGGATTTTCCTGAATGCTAGTGGCTTTTTAGCCTTATATGTTATCTACTGGCTTATCAGAAATCAAAAAATACCTCAAAATCAGTCTGTATAGGCTGATTTTTCTGTTTTCTTACTCATATCTGTGCTATAATGTTCTTGATTGTTACTCTGCGAAAATCAAATTCAGGCATAGTTGAACTTGTCAGACTGCTACTTGAAAAGAAAAAGTAGCGGGTCAATCTACACCATGGTTGACGGAATGGGAAAGAATTCGACTAGAAGCAGTCTCTTGACTCCCAATTGGAAGTTTGGACTTCTATGATCGTTTACTTGTTTATAGGTGACCGGCTGAACCAGTTCCCTGAGCTGTTGCACTCCACTGGATTATTTTATTTCCACCTTTAACTATCACTCAGATAGTCGAAGTTCGTTTGATTTTGATTTTTTTGAGTATGAAATTTTACAGGAGAGAATCATGACTAAACCAATTCGTGTGCGTTATGCACCAAGTCCAACTGGGCTTTTACATATCGGAAATGCCCGTACAGCATTGTTTAACTATCTTTTTGCCCGCCATCACGGCGGTACGTTCCTCATTCGTATTGAAGACACAGACCGCAAACGTCATGTGGAAGACGGAGAGCGCTCTCAGCTTGAAAACCTGCGTTGGTTGGGTATTGATTGGGATGAGAGTCCAGAAACTCATGAGCAATACCGTCAATCAGAGCGTTTGGATATTTACCAAAAGTATGTTGATCAGCTCTTGGCAGAAGGCAAGGCCTATAAGTCTTACGTGACAGAAGAAGAATTGGCAGCGGAGCGTGAGCGTCAAGAAGCTGCGGGCGAAACACCTCGCTACATCAATGAATATCTGGGTATGTCTGAAGATGAAAAAACAGCCTACATCGCAGAGCGTGAGGCGGCTGGCATTGTTCCAACTGTTCGCTTGGCTGTCAATGAAACAGGTATCTACAAATGGAATGACATGGTTAAGGGCGAAATCGAGTTTGAAGGTGGCAACATCGGTGGCGACTGGGTTATCCAGAAACGTGACGGCTACCCAACCTATAACTTTGCCGTGGTTATTGACGATCATCTCATGGAAATCTCGCACGTTATCCGTGGGGATGACCACATTGCCAATACACCTAAGCAGCTCATGGTCTACGAAGCACTTGGTTGGGAAGCGCCAGAATTTGGTCACATGACTTTGATTATCAACTCTGAGACTGGTAAAAAACTGTCCAAACGTGATACCAACACTCTTCAGTTTATCGAAGATTACCGTCGTAAGGGTTACATGCCTGAAGCTGTCTTCAACTTTATCGGTCTCTTGGGTTGGAACCCGGGTGGTGAAGAGGAAATCTTCTCTCGTGAGCAATTTATCCAACTCTTCGATGAAAAACGCCTTAGCAAGTCACCAGCAGCCTTTGACCAGAAGAAAATGGACTGGATGAGTAATGAGTACATCAAGAATGCTGATTTGGAAACTATTTTCAACCTTGCCAAACCATTCTTGGAAGAAGCGGGTCGCTTGACAGATAAGGCAGAGAAATTAGTGGAACTTTACAAGCCACAATTATCTTCTGCAGATGAAATTGTTGGTTTGACAGACCTTTTCTTCTCTGATTTCCCAGAATTGACTGAGGAAGAAAGAGAAGTGATGGCGGGAGAAACTGTTCCGACTGTCTTAAATGCCTTCAAGGAAAAATTGGAAGCCATGACAGACGAAGATTTCCAACCAGACAATATTTTCCCACAAATCAAGGCAGTTCAAAAAGAAACAGGTATCAAGGGCAAAAACCTCTTCATGCCGATCCGTATCGCCGTTTCAGGCGAGATGCACGGACCAGAGTTACCAAATACCATTTACCTGCTCGGCCGTGAAAAATCTATCCAGCATATTGACAATATGTTAAAGAGTTTGTAAAGTCATCATTTAAGGCTATTAAAGAATCCCCGCTGTTCACTGTGAACAGCTCCCTGTCAAGTGGACAATGAAATAATAAATGATTAGGCGACGGCCTTGTTCCTCATTTCAAGAGGGGCAAGGCCGTTGTTGCGTTCTTGAAATCGTTGATGATTATAAAAAAAGATGTAGGCATCAATATCTGACACCAGCTCCTCAAAAGTCTTATACTTCTTCAAATCATAGCACTCCGTCTTAAAGTGCCCAAAGAAGCTCTCAATTGGTGCGTTGTCAATACACTTACCAACACGAGACATGGAGCGGGTCATCTGATACTTGGTCGTTAAACGGTAATAATCTTTCGAAGTATATTGTGAACCTCGGTCGCTGTGAATCAATGGTGTCGCTTCAGGATTAGCTTTTCGGGCTTTACGAAGTGTTTCTAATACCAATTCATTATCATTCAACTGACCGACCACATAAGCGACAATTGAGCCGTCGTAGAGGTCCTTAATAGCACTCAAATAGGCCTTACAACTGAGACCGTACTTCAAGAAAGTCACATCTGTACACCATTTCTGATTGGGGGCAGTAGCTGTAAAATCACGGTTGAGAATGTTGTCTTCTACATTGACAAAGCTGGTCTTGGTACAGTAGCCCTTAGCTCTTCTGATAATGGAACGAATGCCTAAAATGTGCATCAATCGTCGAATCCGTTTCTTGTTGCAGCTTGTTCCAAGCTTGCGATTGACAAATAGCGTCATACGACGATAACCAAGAATACCATTATGTTGGCTATGAAGTTCCTTGATGACATTCATCAATCCTAAATTTTCCTGTTCAGAAGCTGTTTCCTGGTGTTGTAACCACTTATAGTAGCCTGAGCGAGATACCTTTAGAATACGGCACAAGTGGCTGATAGAAGCCTCTTTCTGTTCTTCCGCATATTCTTTAATCGCTTGGAAGGATTCCAAGTGGCGACCTAGTCTTACCATCGGTTTCGTCGCTTGATTTCTTCTAACTTTTTTAGCAGGCCGTTCTCCATTTCAAGATACTTAATCCGTTCTTCCTGTTGCTTGATTTTTAGGCGTAACTCTTCTTCCAAAGTCAGATTAGGCTTGCTTTCCAAACCTTTTCCACGACGGTCGAGGAGGCCGTTAGAACCGTCCTTCTCAAACTTTCTGACCCACGAATAGACCTGTTGGTAGGAAACCCCATACTTCTCAACAGCCCCTTGGTAATCTTTCTCGTGGGCAAGGGTAAAATTGACAATCTCAACCCGTTCGTCAAATGTTGTCTTGCGTCCTTGTTTCATGCGACTCATTCCTCTACTAGTAGCTTTCAATTCTTTACCACTAGTATAACTTTTTATCCATGATCTGAGAACACGAGGGTCAGAAATTCCATATTTTTTGGTCAGATCTTTGAGACTTCCCAAACCATCAAGATAGTCGGAAACAGCTTGTTCCTTTAGTTCCTTACTATACTTCATCCAGCGACGGCTTTCCTCTAGCCCCTCAACACCAGCTTCTTTGTATTTCCGAACCCAGTTTGATAGAGTGTCGTTAGACACACCATGGCGCCTAGCTAACCAACTAATTGATTTCCCTTCTTCCGAGTGAAGTAGAACAAGTTCTAGTTTCTCAGAGACAGATTTTGGACTTCTTTTGGACATGATAAAACTCCCTTTATAGTTTCTAGTGAAAATTTTTGTTTTTTCACTGTCCACTATAAGGGGAGTATATCACTGTGACGGCGGGGGTTTTGTTATAAATTCTGTAATTTTTCCTCAATCTGCTGGAGTAGATTTTCTAGATTTTCCTTCTGTTCTTGGAGCAGGAGGATTTGTTTTTCACGGTCGGCAATTTCATCCAGTATGACCTGTTTGTTTTCTTTTAGCTGTTCGAGACTTCCACATTTGGTGTCGTGAAGTTCTTTGATACGGATGATGGCTTTCACAGATAGGCCTAACTGGCGAAGTCCGAGGATATTTTCTAGGTTATTGATTTCTTCTTTGTTCCAGTAGTATTTGCCGTCAATCAGTTGAGGCTGTAGCAATCCTTGTTCGATGTAGAAACGAAGCGTATCACGTTTGATACCAAACTGTTTCATAACTTGTCCTGTTTTCATAATCTCCTCTTGACAGTGCCTTACCCCCTCATGATACATTGATGGGGAAAGGAGTTATATATGGTCATTGTTGTTAAATGCTTGATTGTGCTTTATTTGGGGCTGTTGCCGCTATCTGCTTGGGTATATCGCAAGCAACTTCCTAGCTGGTTACTGGTTTTATATGCTTGCCCAGTCTTGCTCAGTTTGTTGGGCTGGTGGACAGTTTGGGGATTTATTCTCGGTTTATTTTTGGCTTGCGGTGTGCGTGTCTTAGGTGGTCGCATTCTTTTTGGGAGAAATCGTCTCAGTCACTTTTTATCTCATATTGTACTGAGTTTCATTCTCGCTTTTACCCTGTTCTTGTTCTAAAAACAACCTCTCCACATAGTCCTTCTGCCTTGGAATGACTAGCTCTGTTTCCAGGAAATCTTTCAGTTTTTCCTGTGGGACCCAGATGTAGTGGCTGGTTTCTTCGGCTTGGAGTTGGATGGCAGATTTGTCCCAGTCGGTTTCAGCCCAGTAGCAGTGGAAGATACACTGGTCGTCATGGGCAACAAAGTGTGTATGGTGGCGGAGTTGGGTCGCTGTCAGTTCAATGCCTGTCTCCTCGCGGACCTCTCGTAAAATGGCCTGCTCTGCTATTTCCCCAAATAAAGCCGAGCCTCCTGCTGTCGCTTCATAATAGTCAGGGTAGGAGGGCTTGGTGCTGTCGCGTTTCATAAAGAGGGTGCTGCCGTCACGGTGGCGGATGATGCACTCGACGACTAGGTGGTAGAGACCATCGGGAATGGCTTCTCCGCGTATGAGGGTGTGGTCGGTCAAGTGACCGTCGGCTGTGTAGGCGTTCCAAGTTTCCATTTCATTCTCCTGTCAATTTTGTAGTTATTCAGTATAGCACATCTATAAGTGCAAAGCAACACGTTTTGTTTTTGTACGGACAAGTGTTATACTGGGGCTACTAACTCAAAGGAGAAAACAATGCAAACTATTATCCCACATCTCTGGTACAATACAGAGGCAAAAGAAGCTGCAGAGTTCTATGTGGACCTTTTCGGAGGCAAGATTGACTGGACCTATACCATTACGGATACGCCATCAGGTAATGCGGATTTGGTTCAGTTCCAACTGGGGGACATGACCCTGGCAGCGATTAGTGCAGGGCCTTATTTCAAACTCAATGAGTCTATGTCGCTCATGGTAAATGTAGCTAGTAAGGACGACGTAAGCCGTCTTTATGAGGCGCTATCAGACGGTGGTCGTGTGCTTATGCCATTCGCAGAATATCTCTTCAGCCCTTATTATGTCTGGCTGGAAGACCGCTTTGGTCTGTCTTGGCAGCTTTCGTATGAACCCGATTTGGATGTGCCCTATAGCTTCGACATCTGCCTGCTCTTCTCGCAGGATCAGGTTGGTTTGGCCCAGCCTATGTTGGACTACTACAAGGACAAGCTCCCTCAGGCTAGTATCGGTCAACTTTCCTACTACGGTGAAGGGGAGGCTGCTGTTGAGGCTGCCAAACTGAATTATGCGGAACTTCTCGTCGGTGGACAGAAACTGATTGTCATGGACCACGGTTACGGTGGCGAAGCTTCATTCAACGAAGCCTTTTCGCTCATGGTCTATGTGGATAGTCAGGAAGAAGCGGATAGCTGGTATGAGAAGGTATCGGCAGTTCCAGAAGCGGAGATTTGCGGTTGGGCCAAGGATCAATTTGGGATTTCCTGGCAAATTGTGCCGCGTATTTTGATGGAGGCATACGATTCAGCTAGCCCAGAACAGATTCAGGCTGTGAATGCTGCAGTAATGACAATGAAGCGTCTAGATATCGCCTCTATTCAAGCCTTATTAGATTAATAAGATGTAACAGGGACTGGGTTTCAGTTTCTGTTTTTTTATTAGGCAAGGATGAATTGGCTCGGTTTTTGGTATAATGAAAGAAAGTAGAGGGGAGACCACATGAAAGCAATAGAAAGACGAAAGCACATTTTATCACTTTTACAGGAAACATCTCAACCACTTTCAGCGAATTACCTAGCAAAAGAATTTGGAGTGAGCCGTCAGGTGA
Protein-coding regions in this window:
- a CDS encoding LiaF transmembrane domain-containing protein — its product is MKRLIIGYLVIGLAVLVLIRDALGFNLSMPFWTTVWFVITVVTGFHRLVKLDWRSSIFCFGLAFIAANSVYEWVSFGTWNMVLSLGLLCLGLNLIFKPKKKRAMSDGQEFGSGVIDDKGRDTAFGSSTRYIYEENFIHDSVDVAFGSSTIYFDQAVILGDKASFEINAAFSSLTLYLPDNWQAIVELDSALSTTNNYASEPSEKILHITGDLAFSTLTIYSTKG
- a CDS encoding IS3 family transposase (programmed frameshift): MSKRSPKSVSEKLELVLLHSEEGKSISWLARRHGVSNDTLSNWVRKYKEAGVEGLEESRRWMKYSKELKEQAVSDYLDGLGSLKDLTKKYGISDPRVLRSWIKSYTSGKELKATSRGMSRMKQGRKTTFDERVEIVNFTLAHEKDYQGAVEKYGVSYQQVYSWVRKFEKDGSNGLLDRRGKGLESKPNLTLEEELRLKIKQQEERIKYLEMENGLPKKVRRNQATKPMVRLGRHLESFQAIKEYAEEQKEASISHLCRILKVSRSGYYKWLQHQETASEQENLGLMNVIKELHSQHNGILGYRRMTLFVNRKLGTSCNKKRIRRLMHILGIRSIIRRAKGYCTKTSFVNVEDNILNRDFTATAPNQKWCTDVTFLKYGLSCKAYLSAIKDLYDGSIVAYVVGQLNDNELVLETLRKARKANPEATPLIHSDRGSQYTSKDYYRLTTKYQMTRSMSRVGKCIDNAPIESFFGHFKTECYDLKKYKTFEELVSDIDAYIFFYNHQRFQERNNGLAPLEMRNKAVA
- a CDS encoding MFS transporter is translated as MQANRVRKSFTLQVIWLFQPLRFTQRKVKRLEESQIWLLYRLNSRNILEIIQKKGIIMKKILKNATYLWVLTADMLSNFGDVVYYLALMNYVLLVPNSRLALAIVTFSEIFPSFMGLFTGYLADKTVNKISTIKLTLLFRVLLYLILGFCMGFKPALWIVVMASVFNVCADFAGFYENGLYTPLGLRVAPKEEREQYSAFRQTVTSLLNIAFQALSALLVGLLSYQNLAFLNAGTFLVSLLIMQLLTPAFRKLLTEQPLKNAELPSQTEKEAKGLGILASFKQAVRELRKIPEFRLVLITSPIINACGAILYPILVLLISEDPSLVVINIETSLATILFIFFAGNILGSSLVFTLFKKTSMVTLEVAATFSLLGVFVGMLTHQLPLILFFLATMGIGFGASGPKFNAKFVNSMPEEQLATIGGGVSTYFMLGQALFRLVVSGLVLLLSVDQISWIFLNASGFLALYVIYWLIRNQKIPQNQSV
- a CDS encoding MerR family transcriptional regulator; its protein translation is MKTGQVMKQFGIKRDTLRFYIEQGLLQPQLIDGKYYWNKEEINNLENILGLRQLGLSVKAIIRIKELHDTKCGSLEQLKENKQVILDEIADREKQILLLQEQKENLENLLQQIEEKLQNL
- the gltX gene encoding glutamate--tRNA ligase, with the translated sequence MTKPIRVRYAPSPTGLLHIGNARTALFNYLFARHHGGTFLIRIEDTDRKRHVEDGERSQLENLRWLGIDWDESPETHEQYRQSERLDIYQKYVDQLLAEGKAYKSYVTEEELAAERERQEAAGETPRYINEYLGMSEDEKTAYIAEREAAGIVPTVRLAVNETGIYKWNDMVKGEIEFEGGNIGGDWVIQKRDGYPTYNFAVVIDDHLMEISHVIRGDDHIANTPKQLMVYEALGWEAPEFGHMTLIINSETGKKLSKRDTNTLQFIEDYRRKGYMPEAVFNFIGLLGWNPGGEEEIFSREQFIQLFDEKRLSKSPAAFDQKKMDWMSNEYIKNADLETIFNLAKPFLEEAGRLTDKAEKLVELYKPQLSSADEIVGLTDLFFSDFPELTEEEREVMAGETVPTVLNAFKEKLEAMTDEDFQPDNIFPQIKAVQKETGIKGKNLFMPIRIAVSGEMHGPELPNTIYLLGREKSIQHIDNMLKSL
- a CDS encoding VOC family protein; translated protein: MQTIIPHLWYNTEAKEAAEFYVDLFGGKIDWTYTITDTPSGNADLVQFQLGDMTLAAISAGPYFKLNESMSLMVNVASKDDVSRLYEALSDGGRVLMPFAEYLFSPYYVWLEDRFGLSWQLSYEPDLDVPYSFDICLLFSQDQVGLAQPMLDYYKDKLPQASIGQLSYYGEGEAAVEAAKLNYAELLVGGQKLIVMDHGYGGEASFNEAFSLMVYVDSQEEADSWYEKVSAVPEAEICGWAKDQFGISWQIVPRILMEAYDSASPEQIQAVNAAVMTMKRLDIASIQALLD
- a CDS encoding NUDIX hydrolase, with translation METWNAYTADGHLTDHTLIRGEAIPDGLYHLVVECIIRHRDGSTLFMKRDSTKPSYPDYYEATAGGSALFGEIAEQAILREVREETGIELTATQLRHHTHFVAHDDQCIFHCYWAETDWDKSAIQLQAEETSHYIWVPQEKLKDFLETELVIPRQKDYVERLFLEQEQGKSENETQYNMR